The sequence below is a genomic window from Sorangiineae bacterium MSr12523.
CGCCCGCAGGAGCGCCATTTCCGTGGCGAGCTGCGCGAACACGCGCGCCGGGTTGCGTCCGCGCTCGCCCTTGAAGCCGAGCAGATACGCGACGGGCAGCTGCCCCGGGCGCGGGCGCTGCACGTCGTAGAGCCGCGAATCGAAAAAGCGCATCCACACTTCTTCGCCGGCGAGCTGCAGCTTTTTGCCCATGGCGATGGCCAGCCCGCGGGCGAAGACCTGGCGATCTCCGCGCATCGAGGCCGAGGCGTCGATGAGCAGGTAGTGCAGCCTGCGCGCGTCCTCGGAGGCTTGTTCGCGTGTAAAGTACAATATTTCGTTCTCGAGCATGCGGCGCGAGAACTCCTCCGGCTCCCAGGCGAGCTCCGTCAGCACGAGCGAGTCGATGGAACCCTTGCTGCCGATGCCCGCGTAGCCGTGCACCGCTTGCGTGCCGGTCGACTGCGTGCGGCGCGTCTCGAGCACGCTGGGCAATAGCTCCAGCGAGAAGTGCACGATGTCGTTCGCCGAGGGCGTCGACATCGCCGCGAGCAGGTCCACCTGCGCGAGCGCGCCCGCGGTGGTCGACTCGGGGCCGAGCATCCCGAGCAAGCGCAGGGTATCCAAATCGAGCGCATCGGCCATGGTCAGCACGTGCAGCCGGGCGCGCGCCAGCGCCTCCAACGTGGCCGTCTCGAAGGTGCGCGCCACCGAGGCGAAGAGCGAGGGGAGCTGCGCATCCAGATCGCGCACCATCTCCGGATCGAGCGGTACGGTCGCCGAGTACGGCGGCTTTCGTCCCACGCGCAGTGCGATGGAGCCGAGCACCCGCGCCAGCACCACGACGATCAACTCGTCGCCGAGGCGCATCGAGCGGGCGCGTTGACTGGCCTCGCTCTGACCGATTTCGTTCACGATGCTGGTGTACGTCGGCATCAAGGGGCCGAGCTGCGGCACCTTGGCGTCGATCGGATGGCGCGGGCCCAACGTGAGCTGCTCCTTGGGCGCGGCGTAGAGGAGCCCGACGTCGTGCACGAGGAACAAGGGCAAGTGCACGCCGAGCCGCTCGAGATCGCGGTGCCAGCGCAGGGCGCGCACCACGAGCATCGGCGAGGCGGCGCGCACGGTGCTGAGGGCAAGGCCACCCAGCGCCCCCACGATCGCGGGATCGCGCGCCTGCGCTGCCGAAACCGGCATGCGTGCCTCTAGACTTTGCCGTAGACGGGAATGAGCGCGCCGGAGATGTCGCGCGCAGCATCCGAGAGCAAAAACGCGATGACGTCGCCCAGCGAATCGGGGGCGACCCAGAGGCGCGGATCGACATCGGGCATCCCCGCGCGGTTCGAGGGGGTGTCGATGATGCTCGGCAGCACGGCGTTCACGCGCACGCCGTTCGCAAGGACCTCCGCGGCCACGGCTTGCGTGAGCGCACCCACCGCGGCCTTGGAGGCCGTGTACTCGGCAGCGCCCTTGCCCGCCTCAGGACGCAGCACTTGCCGCGCACCTACGACGACGATGCTGCCGCGTCTGCGGTCCACCATGCCGGGCAGCAGCGCACGCAGGGCGCGGTACACGGTTTCCGTGTTGCCCTGCAGCATCGATTGCCACGCCGAATCGTCCTTTGCGGCATGAATCGGTGTGCCGCCGGTCCATCCGCCCGCCGCGAGCACGGCGCCCGTCGGCTCGCCGAACTTCGCCTTCACGTGCTCCAGCGTCGCGTGCCAATCGCTGTCGAGCGCCACGTCGGTCACCAGGCCGAGGACCTGGGACGGGAACTCCTTCTCCAGGGCGTGCACGCGCTCTTTTGCTTCCGTGCGATCCAGAACGACGACGCGTTCTCCGCGCCGGGCCTGCTGCCGAACGATGGCCGAACCCAGCGCGCCTGCGCCGCCGGTGACGATGGTGATGGCTCCTGTGCTCATGGCGTCGCTCCTGTCACGCTTGTCACGCTTGTCACTCGAGACCACCGGGGCGCACGGCTTCTTCCGGGGCCGTTCCGCCGATGGACTTCAAATCCGGCTGCATGCGCGCTTGCTTCACGTTGTCCCACTGGCTGCCGGTTTCGTTGTCGTCGTTGCCGTACTGCCCTTGGAGGATGGCCGTGTTGTCCGAGTTCATCTTGTAAACGAACACGCCGCGTCCCTTGGCCTGCGCCGAGGGGCCAACCATCCCGTACGTGTGCTCCTTCCACGTGAAGTGCAGAACGTTGCCCGACTTGGTTCCGGACAGCTCGCCCCACTTGCTCTGGTCGGTGCGCTTCCAGCGACCCACCACGGACGAGTCGGTCTCGACCAGGTGCAGGTAGCCGTAAACCGGGTGGTAATAGACTCCGGTCCACGATTCGCCGGCGGGCATCTCGCCCGGCGTGACCTTCGCCGAATTCGGCCCGCTGCCGCCTTCGCACGCGGTCAGTGTGCCGGCGCCCAACGCCGCCAAGCCCGAGATGGCCGCGACCAATACGAAACGCCTTACGCTCGTCATGAGGGGGAGTCTATCGCCGATCGGCACGGCTTCAAAATACGTTGCGATTATCCTGCTTTGCGCAGTGCGATGGCCAAAAGCGCCGCGGCCGCGAGCGGTGCGACCGTCCGCACGTGGTTCCACGTCGTCCACTGCACCAGGTATTCCTTCCAATAGGCCATGCCCTCGGCGCTGGCCGGATCCAGGGCCGCGAGGGCGTCGTTTCGGGGCACGTGGTAAAAAATCGTGACCAAGATGGTCACCATGTAAACGGCGCACCCGAGGACGCGGTACAGGGCGCCGTCGTCGCCGCCCATCCGTATGACCGAAGCGCTGCCGAGCACCAGGCAGACCAGCGCCGTGCCGAACATCGCCGACATGAGCCCCGCCGTGGGGGCCGCCACATTGATCGCGTTCATCGCCTCGGCCCCGCGTGCGGCGGGCAGGTAACCGAGGCCCTTCATCACGAAGGTCGAAAACGCGAAGAACACCCCGGCCACCAGCGCGGATCCGAGGAGCGCCACCATCGTCAACACACGCATCGTTTGCTCGTTCATGCCTCTGAAGATGCGCCATGCAAGAATGCACGACCACCGGCATGATTTCAGTGTATCGATGCAATTTTGCATCGATCGGTCGAACGAAATCTCTGCCCGTACACGTTCCCGTTCCCGAAACTCCCGAGAGAGAAGATCGGGAACGGGAGCGGGAACGTGTACGTGTACGGGCGAGAGACGCTTTACGCGTTGGCGTCGTCTTGGTCGGCGCCCTCTTCTTCGAGGGCTGCGCCGTGGCACTTCTTGAACTTCTGCCCGCTGCCGCAGGGGCAGGGGTCGTTGCGCCCGATCTTCGGGGTCGCACGCTGCACCGGCTGGACGATGCGGGCTTGCTGCTGCGGCCTGCGCATGGGTTGCCGCTGCTGCGGGGCCTCTTCCTGGTCCGCGCCCGGATCGAGCTCGGAGCCGTGGCGCGCTTGGGCGGCGCGCAGCTGGGCCTCGTGGCGCTCGGCCTCCTCGTGCTGCATCTGTTCGACGTCGGCCTCGCGGCGGACCTGCGCTTTGAACAGGTTCGTCGCGACGTTGGAGCTGATCTCGGCCATCATCGTGACGAAGATCGTGTAGCCCTCTTTCTTGTACTCCTGCTTCGGATCGCGCTGGCCGTAGCCGCGCAGGCCGATGCCGTCGCGCAAGTGCTCCATGTTCGTGAGGTGCTCGACCCACGCGCGGTCGATTTCCGTCAGGTAGAAGTGACGGAACAACTTGAGCAGAAGCTCGGTGCCGAGGTCCTTCTCTTTCTGCTGAAGCACCGCCTCGGCCTGGTCGTACAGCCGGTGTGCGAGCTCCTCCAAGTCCGAGACATGCACGAAGTCCTTCGGCTTGATGCCGAAGTGATCGCGGAAGCCCTCCGCGATGTCGTCCCACTTCCAATCTTCCGGCGGGATGTTCGCGGGGCAGCTCTCTTCGAGAATCGCGGCGATGATGCTGTCGACCAAATCGAGAAGTCGCTCGCGCTGCTCGGTGAGGCTGCGCGGGATCTCGTCCATGAGCCGCTCGTAGACTTTTTGCGGCTTCTTGGTGTCGCTATCGCGGTATTCGAATTTGTAGCCCCAGTAATTGTAAATATCTTCCTGGAGACTCCCGATCTCGAAGAGCTCTTTGACCGCCTCCACGGACGCGGGCTTGCCACCGCCGTCGGGCGCCGTCGAAGTTCCGTAGTGCAGAACCATGTCGCGGATGGCGTCTTTGACGTCGTCGCGCAGGCGATCGAGCGGCTCGATGACGCGCAGCTTGCCCGTGGGCTTGCCGTCGTCGTCCACCATCTCCGGCGTGTAGCGGCCGACGAGCAGCTGCTGACGGACCTTGTAGACCGTCTTGCGCTGCTCGCTCATGACGTCGTCGTATTCGAGCAGGTTCTTACGAATGTCGAAGTTGCGCCCCTCGACCTTCGACTGCGCATCGCTGATCGACTTGCTCACCCACGGGTGCTCGATCGGCTCGTCGTCGGGCATGCCCATGCGCTCCATCAGCGCCTTCACCCGCTCGCCGCCGAAGATGCGCATCAAGTCGTCTTCGAGCGACAGATAGAAACGGCTGGAGCCCGGATCGCCCTGGCGCCCCGCGCGTCCGCGGAGCTGGTTGTCGATGCGGCGTGACTCGTGACGCTCGGTGCCGAGGATGTGCAGGCCGCCGGCCTCGCGTACTTCGTCGCCCTCTTTCTTGCACGACTCTTCGTACTTGGTGACGAGCTTCGCGAACTCCTCCGGCTCCGCATCGGGATCGCGATCTTGCTCTTTGAACTCGAGCTTCGCGAGCATCTCCGGGTTGCCGCCCAGGATGATGTCCGTGCCGCGACCGGCCATGTTCGTGGAGACCGTGATGGCGCCTTTGCGCCCGGCCTGCGCGACGACGTACGCCTCCTTCTCGTGCTGCTTGGCGTTGAGGACGGCGTGCGGAATCTTCTTCTTCTTCAGGATGGCCGCGATGGCGTTGCTCTTCTCGACGCTGGTCGTGCCGACGAGCACCGGCTGGCCCTGCGCGTAAAGCTCTTCGATTTCCCCCGCCACGGCGGTGAACTTCTCGCGTTCCGTCTTGTAGACCAGGTCTTCGCTATCGACGCGGCTGATGGGCTTGTTCGTGGGGATCTGGATGACGCCGAGCTTGTACGTCGAGTGGAACTCGCCCGCTTCGGTGTCGGCCGTTCCGGTCATGCCCGCGAGCTTCTTGTAAAGGCGGAACAAGTTCTGGAACGTGATGGTGGCCATGGTGCGGGTCTCTTCTTGGATCCGCACGTTCTCTTTGGCCTCCACGGCTTGGTGCAGGCCGTCCGACCAGCGGCGGCCGGGGAGCACGCGGCCGGTGAACTCGTCGATGATGAGCACCTTGCCGTCGTCGGCCACGAGGTAATTCACGTCGCGCTTGTAGAGCGCGTGGGCGCGCAAGCACTGATTCAGAATGTGCAGCGACTCCAGATTCACCGGGTCGTACAAGTTCGAGATGCCCATCAGCTTTTGCGCTTGCTCGACGCCTTCGTCGGTCAAGGTCACGCTGTGCTGCTTCTCGTCGACGAGGTAGTGCTCGTCTTTGCGCAGGCGCGGGATGACTTCGTTGATGGTGCGGTACTTCTGGCTCGACGCTTCCTGCTGGCCGCTGATGATGAGCGGCGTGCGCGCTTCGTCGATGAGGATGGAGTCGACCTCGTCCACGATGGCGAAGTTGAGCTCGCGCTGGGCGTATTCCAGCGCGCTGAACTTCATGTTGTCGCGCAGGTAGTCGAAGCCGAACTCGTTGTTCTGGCCGTACGTGATGTCGCTGCGGTACGCGCGCTTCTTGTCGCTGTCCGACTGCGAGTTGACCACGACGCCCGTGGAGAGGCCGAGGAAGCCGTAAAGCCTGCCCATCCACTCCGAGTCGCGCTTGGCCAAGTAGTCGTTGACCGTGACGACGTGCACGCCCTTGCCCTCGAGGGCATTCAGGTAGCAGGGGAGGGTGGCGACGAGGGTTTTGCCCTCGCCCGTGCGCATTTCGGCGATGGATCCCTTGTGAAGGACCATACCGCCAATGAGCTGCACGTCGAAGTGCCGCATCTTGAGGGCACGCCAGCCCGCCTCGCGGCAAACGGCAAAGGCCTCGTGCAGGATGTCGTCGAGGGTGGCGCCGTTTTCGAGCTTTTCTTTGAACTCGAAGGTTTTGGCGCGCAACTCGGCATCGCTCAGCTTCTTGATGGCCGGCTCGAGCGCGTTGATGGCTTCGACACTGGGTCGAAGTTTTTTGACTTCGCGCTCATGGGAGGTTCCGAGGATTTTCTTGAGGGCCCACGCAAACATCGGACGCGTACCCATAATCCTCCGCGCACGCGACTGCAAACATGGCGCCGATGAGGTGCATCAAAGTTTGTCACGGCGGCTCTGGAAGAGCTGCCACGGATGACACTATGTGACCATATATCGGGCACAATCTCGGCGGGCTCCGCACACAAGCGGCGGTAATCCCACGAAAATGTGCGGCTTTGCTTGAGTGCGCAAAATTTGCGTGCATCATCCGTCCTTGTCTCGGGGGGGCTCTTCGGTTCGTTGAAGACTCGAGACCGTTAGGAGGCACAAATCCATGAAGAGGCGCTCTTCGGGTGCGTTCTTTTGCGCAGGCGCGTGCGTGATGGCCGTGGTGTTCGGTCCAGCGTGCGGCGGTGGCGCGCGTGGTACGGAAGGTACAGGGGTGCTCGACCCGGGCACCGGCGGTGGCGACGGGAACTTCGAGCCCGACAAAGGGCCGGGTTCGGGCGGTGGCTTCGGTGGTGGCGGCGGCCCCAACTCCAACGATGGAGGCGTGGGCACGAACGCGAGCTGCGCGACGGCTCGCGGCGAGGCAAAGCGCCAGGCGGCCTATTTGGAAATCGTGCTCGATGGGTCGGGCAGCATGGGCGACGACGGCAAATGGAAAGCCGCCGTTGCCGCGCTGGACTCGATTTTCGACGAGTACTACGCGGCGGCGGACCCCGAGGTGGGTGTGGGGCTGCTCATTTTTTCGGACGCGAAAGACTCGACGAAGGGACAAGGTCCGTATCCGACGGCCGCCGACGTCGAGCCGGCGTTCGTGGACCAGGCGCAGCACAAGGCCCTGCGTGCGCGCATCGATGGCACGTCGTACTCGGCCGGTACGCCGACGTACGAAGCGCTTTATGGCGGCTACCGTGTGATGAAGCCGTTCGTGCCGCAGCCGCCGCTCCGCGCGGGTGGACGCAAAGTCGTCGTGCTGGTGACCGATGGTGTGCCGCGGGGGCTCTATAGCGAGCAAACGAAGTGCACCGACGAAGCGACGCACCAGCGGCTCGCGAGCAATGCCGGCGGGGCCATCGATACGTTCTCCGTGGGCATCGGTCCGTTCCCGACGCCGGACGAGACGCACGTGTACGCGCCGCGTTTTCTGTCCGAGCTGGCGATCGCCGGCGGGACGCGGGCATCGGCCGGTTGCGATCCCGCGACGAGTGACGCGGCGAAGCTGTGTCACTTCCAGATCACACCGGGCGGCGGAAAGAGCGTGCCGCAGCTGACGCAGGAGTTCGTTGCCGCATTGAAGAGCATTCAGGTTTCCCTGGGGTGCGAATACAACCTGGAAAAGTCGGCGAACATGGATCCCACGCGGGTCAATGTGGCGTGGACCGATTCGGCGGGGGAGCATCTGATTGCGCAAGATGCCGTGAACGGCTGGACGTACGACGATGCGCAGAATCCGACGAGGGTGCTCTTGCACGGTGAGTCGTGCCAGGCGGTGAGCTCGGCGCGGGAAGCGAGCCTGCGGGTCATTCTGGGGTGCAAGACCGTGGTAAACTGACTCGGCGATGGCCGCCGTGGAGATGACGCGGGTCGAGAACGATACGCGTCTCTGGACGGGGCACGCGACGCGCTACGGATTGACGCTGGTATTCGCGGGCGCGTTCGACTTTTGGTACCGGCGGCGGGTCAGCACGCACGGCGTCGGGCTCCTCAAATTGAAGGAGCCCGGCGAGGTGCACCGCGACGTGCGGGTGCATGCGCCGGTGACGGCGGCGAGCTTGGCGATTTCGGCGGCGGCCGTGGAAGCTGTGGCGGTGGCGTGCGGGCGCGCGAAGGTTCCGCATTTTGCCGTGCCGGTGACGCAGGGTGGCGGGCGCGCGGAGGCCTTGGCGTTGCGGCTGCACGACGCGGTGGCCGCGGGGGATCGATTTGGGCAGGAGTCGCTGCTGGTGGAAACGCTGGCGGCGCTATGGGAAGACTACGGCGAGGCGCCGCGCGCGGAGCGCGTGGAGCGCTCGGCGCGGGCGGTGCGGCGGGTGCGGGAGTATTTGCTCGAGAACTGGCGCGGCGAGGTGACCCTGGACGCGATGGCCGCGGCGGCGGGACGGAGCAAGTTCCACGTGCTGCGGTTGTTCCGAGAGGAGTACGGGCTCGCGCCGTACGAGTACGTGACGCATCTGCGGGTGGCGCAGGCGCGCTTGCTGCTCGAGGCGGGGGCGCCGGCGGCGCAGGTGGCGTTGAACGTGGGGTTCTACGATCAGAGTCAGCTGCACCGGCATTTCAAGCGCATCACGGGCACGACGCCCGCGCGCTACGCGAAGGACGCGCGCGCGGGCGCTGGGCGCGCGGCCGCGGGCGCGGGCTAGCCGAGGGGCAAGACTTGCGTCACGGGTGTCACGGACAGGCGGAAATTCGTCCGGGACAGGGGACCGCTGCCACGATGCGCGGATTTTCGGCGGGGATGCGGATTGGCATTGGGTTGGCAATGCGTCGGGGCAGACCTTCGTGCGCGGTGCTCCGGACACCGCGCCCGCAAGGTCGCAGACTGAGATGATGGGTTGCCATTGGTATGATTGGGAGGCAACAGCCCTCCACGTGCCTGTTGATAGCGAGGAACCACTCCTACGGGAGCCTCGCCGGCGGGAACAACATGCGGAGCGGTGACGGGAAGCGCAGCGGGCGCGGACCGGTGGCCGAATTCCTCGTTGGGTGAAGCTGCGCATACAACTGATCGCTCCACCGGAACTTTTCCTACCCTCATTTTCGTCTGGCCAAGAGAAGACCAGAAGAAGAACGTGTGCGATTGCGCGGAAGCGCGCGATCTCGCACCCGTCCGTCCTCCGCATCGCTCCGCAGCCGGCTGAGCTCCAGCGTCATTTCACGCGGCAGGGCGAGCCATAATCCCGATCAGTCGTGGGTCTCGCCGGACAGCGGCGTGGCGCGCATCGAGGGGCGGGCCGAGAAGGCGTCGAGCCAGGCGGACAATCGCGGCCGCTTCTCACGAAACGACGGCAGCTCGCGGAACTCGAGCCAGCTCAGGACCGTCGCGACTGCGATGTGGCCGACGTGCACCGCTGCATCGAAATCCAGCTCGTGCTCCAGCCAGTCGTAGCTCGCGATCAGCTTCTCCGTGTGCCCGTCCCGAAGCGGTGCATACCGCAGTTCCTCCGGACGCCGCACCGTCTCCCAACGAACCGCGATTCCAGCCGCGGCCAAGCCTTGGGCCACCGCCTGGACGCGCAACGCATGCCATCGCGCTTCACCCTCCTGCGGGATCAACCTTCGCCCGTCATGCAGCGTGTCGAAATAAGCGCAAATCACGTCCGAATCGAAGATCGGCGACAACCCCGGCCGAAGGAGAACCGGCACCTTTCCCAGAGGATTTTCGGCGAACCGCCTCGTTGCGGCGAGTCGGACTAGTCTCCTGGTGCACGACCTCGAGCCGATCGGCGATGCCGACTTCATGCGCGAACGCGACCGCGCGTTTTGGCCGCAATCTAAGCCCCACGTGCGCCTTTTTTCTGCGCAGCGCACCACCTACGAAGCACCCGCCGTGAAATTGGACCGATTCGACCGCCAGCTCCTGAACCTCGTTCAAGAGGATGCGACCCAAACGGCAGAGCGCCTGGCCGAAAAAGTCGGCCTCTCGCCGTCCGCGATTCAGCGTCGTTTAAGGCGCATGCGCGAAGAAGGCGTCATCGTTCGCGATTGCGCCGTCCTCGATCCGAAAAAAGCCCGCCGGCCCACCTTCTTCGTCGTCTCCAGCGTGGTCAAGCGGGGGCTCACCATCCCCAGCCCGGAGGGGCCCGACGAATAACCGCAACAACGCCCAAGATCGCCCTCCACCGCAGACCCACCATGGGCGGAACCATGCGCCTTCCCCTAATGATCTTGTCCCTCGTCTCGACCTTGGGCTGTGCAGCCTCCCGCCCCCCGGTGCCGATTCAGGTCACCTGGCTCGGCCACGCCGGCTTCGAAGTGGTATCGCCCAACGGCACACGCCTGCTCATCGACCCTTGGCTAAAGGAAAACCCGAAAGCGCCGCCCGCGTGGAAGGACCCAGGGCGTCTGGCGCGGCCCACCGCCATTTTGGTGACCCACGCGCACGGCGACCACGCGGCGGACGTCCCGGAGTTGGCGCAGGCCACCGGCGCGCGGGTCGTCGGCACGGGCGAGCACCTCCGGGCCATGAAGATCCCCGAGGCGCAGCAGCACATCGTCAACGTTGGCGGCCCCACGCACTTCGCCGATGTGACCGTGTACGCCGTACCGGCGATGCACTCGAGCGAGGGCGGACGGCCGCTCGGGTACGTGCTCCGCTTTGCAGACGGCCGCTCGATTTACCACACGGGCGACACGTGGCTCTTTGGCGACATGGCGCTCATCGAGGAGCTTTACCACCCGGACATCGTGCTCCTCGAGGCCGGAGGCGCCCGCTGGGGGCTCGACCCGAAGACAGCGGCCTTGGCCGTGCAAAAGTACTTCCACCCGAAGATCATCGTCCCCATGCACTTCGGCACCTTTCCCGAGTTGTCCGAAGAGCCCGAGGTGCGCGCCGCCTTCGAGGGCGATGCGCGCGTCCGATTTCTCACGCCGGGGCAGGCGGTCACCTTTTGAGTCGATTACAAGAACAGTGTGAGCCTCGTTCTGAACGTCCTGGACCAGTCCCCGGTCTTTGCCGGACAATCTCCCGCGGACGCCGTTCGAAATACCGTGCGCCTCGCCTGTGAAGTCGAGCGGCTCGGGTACCACCGCTTCTGGGTCTCCGAGCACCACGGCGCGCACGCCTTTGCTTCCGCATCGCCCGAGATCGTCACCGCGCGGGTTGCCGCCGCGACGACGCGGCTGCGCGTGGGGGCGGGCGGCGTGCTGCTTCGGTATTACAGCCCGCTGAAAGTCGCCGAGCAGTTCCACGTCCTGGAGGCCATGTTTCCCGGCCGCATCGATTTGGGCATCGGCCGCACCACCGGTGCTGCACCGCGCGCCGCGCTGGCGCTCATGACGAAAGGTGGCCACGGACGGCGTTCGTCCGCACCGGAATTTGCCGAGCAGGTCGACGCGCTCCTCGCGTACCTCGCCGATGGGGTGTTCGAACACGTGGACGCCGTTCCCCGTGTGCCTTCATCGCCGCAGCCGTGGATCTTGGGAACCTCCCCAGAGAGCGCCCGCTTTGCCGCAGCGCGTGGATTGCCATACGCATTCGGGGCCTTCATTCCATCCCGCAACATGGATGAAACATTGGCCGTTTATAAATCCGAATTCGTCCCTTCCAAATGGCTGAAGGAACCTTATGTCAATGTAGCGCTATTCGTTTTATGCGCGGAGACGGAGGAGCGGGCATTCGAGCTCGCGTCCCCGGCGGAGGCTTGGTTCATCCAAGGCTTATCGAGAATGAACAATATTCCATTTCCAACGGTCGATGAGGCCATGGCCGCACGCAAAAGCGGTTATGGCGGATGCAGTGAACTCGAATCGCAAGAGCTCACGGCGCGACGAAATGCCGTCGTCGTCGGCAATCAGGCGCAGGTCGCCGCCCGCCTGCAAGCCCTCACCGCCGATGGCCTCGTGCAAGAATTGACCTTGGTGACCAATACGGAGAGCTTCGAAGATCGCATCGCGTCGTACCGACTCATCGCCGAGGCACTACCATGATCATCGAGCGCGCCACCTCGGACGACGTGCCCGCGGTTCTCGCATTGGCCAATTGGGCGGCGGTGAACACGCCGGCCAACTTTGCCACGGAGCCGGAGTCTCTTTCGGATTGGGCGGCAAGCTTCGCGCAATCCCACGAAAAATATCCCTGGCTCGTGGCCCGTGATGCGGAGCGCATCCTCGGCTTTGCCAAAGCATCCATGCACCGTGCCCGCGGCGCATATCAATGGACGGCCGAAGTCTCCGTCTACATCCATCCCGACGTGCATCGCCGCGGCATCGGCCGCGCGCTCTACGACGCGCTCATCCCCTGTTTGCGCGCGCAGGGTTACGTCACCCTGCTCGCGGGCATCACCCCTCCCAACCCCGCGAGCGAGCGCCTGCACGAGGCCGTCGGCTTTACCCGCTGCGGCACGTACCACCGCGCGGGATGGAAGTTCGAGCGCTGGCACGACGTCGGCTATTGGGATATGCACCTGCAGCCCATCCACCACCCGCCGGAGCCCATTCGCCCCGTCGGCGAAGTGTGGCCCAAGCTGCAGCGATTTCGCACCGAGCGC
It includes:
- a CDS encoding GNAT family N-acetyltransferase; translation: MIIERATSDDVPAVLALANWAAVNTPANFATEPESLSDWAASFAQSHEKYPWLVARDAERILGFAKASMHRARGAYQWTAEVSVYIHPDVHRRGIGRALYDALIPCLRAQGYVTLLAGITPPNPASERLHEAVGFTRCGTYHRAGWKFERWHDVGYWDMHLQPIHHPPEPIRPVGEVWPKLQRFRTERTGLSVRRADLTSDEAAALICALNHELASMYSEPGANHFHLDPAQVTGDRGAYVIAYLEDEPAGCGAVRAYDDGTAELKRMFVVPRWRGLGISTRILRTLEEHAASLGVKRVLLETGTRQTEAIALYERAGYSRIPLFGEYVHSPLTSICMGKSL